The following are encoded together in the Dyella terrae genome:
- a CDS encoding CPBP family intramembrane glutamic endopeptidase, with amino-acid sequence MTAALLLTVYIPTFALVANLHLPMANAIPVIIVVSTMIALSLMWALRHSSMALNLANFGFRWCRWQSAIVAVLIAVPLAWLVNTLLTFAHEPGPLAGVVLTPSIAWIYFGLGSPLQEELIFRGLLQTTFAHSLTNPVPVMAQANIAALIIAALLFASVHLAVGPWTAVAALVLGLLAGELRRRSGSLIPAVLVHIIFNIPGLLAAMP; translated from the coding sequence GTGACTGCGGCGCTATTGCTAACGGTATACATCCCGACGTTTGCCCTGGTCGCCAACCTGCATCTTCCTATGGCAAATGCTATCCCGGTGATCATCGTAGTGAGCACGATGATTGCGCTGTCGCTGATGTGGGCGCTGCGCCACTCCTCCATGGCACTGAATCTCGCCAACTTTGGATTCCGCTGGTGCCGTTGGCAAAGCGCGATCGTGGCCGTGTTGATCGCTGTGCCGCTCGCATGGCTTGTCAATACGTTGCTGACATTCGCCCATGAGCCCGGCCCCTTGGCGGGCGTTGTTCTCACACCGTCCATCGCGTGGATCTACTTTGGATTGGGATCGCCACTGCAGGAAGAGCTGATATTCCGAGGACTGCTGCAGACGACATTTGCTCACAGCCTCACCAACCCCGTTCCCGTGATGGCACAGGCAAACATCGCTGCACTGATCATCGCAGCTCTTCTATTCGCATCGGTTCATTTGGCAGTCGGCCCTTGGACCGCGGTAGCTGCGCTGGTTCTTGGCTTGCTGGCGGGCGAACTGCGGCGACGAAGCGGCAGCCTGATTCCAGCCGTTCTAGTCCACATCATTTTCAACATCCCGGGTTTACTTGCGGCCATGCCGTGA